From the genome of Chlorocebus sabaeus isolate Y175 chromosome 21, mChlSab1.0.hap1, whole genome shotgun sequence:
GATGAACATCTTCCCCTACTGAATGAGGCTGGCTGTCATTATTCTGAGAAGTAGGGTTCTCCTCCACATGGATTACTTTATCTGAGGTTCCTGCAGGAGAAACTTCGTTATTTGTCTCCTCTTCACTAGGTGATAAGTTTTCACGCAGTTCACTTGACATTAGAACTTGCAAAGGTTCTGTTCCATTTTCAACATCCACTTGAATCCCCAAAACTTTAAGAATATCACATTTGCAAATGGGGCATGTCCCATGGGATAAAATCCAGGGGTCAATGCAATTCTTGTGGAAAAAATGTTTACAAGTCAGAATACGAACTATGTCATTAGGCTTATAGTGTTCAAAGCAAATTACACAGCTATCTCCATTTGGATTTATTTCCTCATCCCCCTCTTTTACCACTCGAAGTTGGAGTTGTCCAAATGCATTCTGAAGATCAGTTGTTAATCGCTGCCATCTACGGTTCTGAATCCTCGCTAAACAAAGTCTATGAATGTGATAAAAGATGAAATATGCTAAGGTAGCAGTTGTGACAATCACAAAACAGACCAAATAGTGATTCATCCAGATGATGTGCTTTCTCCCCACCTCAACCATGGCTGTAATGAGAACTCCCTTcttaattaaatggaaaatttccgtGCCTTTTAAGTTACCAATCATAACCACAACGACATCTTCAAATGCCTGATGAAACATGGGGAACACCTGGTTGCCAGTTCCAGGAAAGTTATAGATGATCACTCCACTGGCTCCCTTCTCAGCTGCCACTTTAATTTTCTGTGTGAAGGTACAACCTCCCCGTTCAATAAGTGCAAGCCAGGTCTCTGAGTACTTTGATCGGCTGAAAATGGTATTGGGATTACATGCATTTTGGATTTTTCCCTCCGGTGGCACTATAACTCCTGCCACTCTCTTCAAAGTGGAGCTTCTTCCAAAGACTCCAGTCTCTCCCAACTCTGACAACACATGATTCCCAACATGAAATGATATGTTCATATAAGCCGTCCAAACAACACTTGCTCTGCAACAGTTCTGACTAACAAGCCAAAGAACACTGAACATGATAAGCCAGGAAAAGTCAGTGTTGTTTCTACAAGTGCCAACCTTGAGTagatgcatctttcccttcaccgAGTGACTTAAGAACCAACCCAACAGTTCCACATCTGTTGacaattaatttaaaacaacaaagagaaaaaaaacttcaGTATACAAACAAGATCCACTATCTTCCAGCATGTTTTTGTAAGAAATTCTTAAAGATGGCTTACGAGTTTCAGAGGTCTTATTAGAGAGGAGAAAAACTTTAGATTGAAAAATAAATCCCCTCCTTTTAACTCTAGATACTGCTTACTGTTGTTTGATGTGATTATGACATGCAAGATCCAGCAGCCAATTAGATAAGAGTTTAGAGCACACTGTGAATTTATTGGCTTAAATGCTGTTATGGGTGATTTCTATGTTGTTATAAGATGGATATAATCACTGAGCTACGTATAATCATAGTAGGTAGcacattaaactaaaaattaagtCTAAAATTCATACAATGTATGCTCTTTAAAGCCTGAAAGCACATGTAAGAATGCTATATAAATTTTTCCCAGCAAAGGAAGGAGATATTTCCAACAAAACAGcaagctaccaaaaaaaaaaaaaaaaaaaaaaggataattgaAAATTAGTTCTGTGACCAGATGTGAGGCAAAAGTGGTGATATCAGTGACATTATTTTTACATCAAAAAGTAAAAGTCACACTGCTAATGtttgattcatcacataaacccttatattgcatttatttaagctttctgagacattTGTGGCTTTTGTTTTATGGTTTTGCTGTTTTAGAGTAAGAGATCCTGCTCAGTTTACTCCTGCCTCACTTTCTCTGTCTTACATTGACTGTACAAATGTAGTAAGTCTGACAGGAGTAAAGAAAGGACTGACATCTAGGGAAGCTAATTTCTCTGCAGGCCTTGACATCTGTTATTAATCAAATAATAGTTTgaaaggggaggagaaagggtgTCAAGGAAAAGATTAAATAAAGTCATATTGGTTTGgcacaattcattttttaaaaaacagctattAAGAAAAACTTCAAAGGTGCATATTTAAAGTTAACCATTAGCAGCAATAAGTAGATGCTTTTA
Proteins encoded in this window:
- the RNF133 gene encoding E3 ubiquitin-protein ligase RNF133 gives rise to the protein MHLLKVGTCRNNTDFSWLIMFSVLWLVSQNCCRASVVWTAYMNISFHVGNHVLSELGETGVFGRSSTLKRVAGVIVPPEGKIQNACNPNTIFSRSKYSETWLALIERGGCTFTQKIKVAAEKGASGVIIYNFPGTGNQVFPMFHQAFEDVVVVMIGNLKGTEIFHLIKKGVLITAMVEVGRKHIIWMNHYLVCFVIVTTATLAYFIFYHIHRLCLARIQNRRWQRLTTDLQNAFGQLQLRVVKEGDEEINPNGDSCVICFEHYKPNDIVRILTCKHFFHKNCIDPWILSHGTCPICKCDILKVLGIQVDVENGTEPLQVLMSSELRENLSPSEEETNNEVSPAGTSDKVIHVEENPTSQNNDSQPHSVGEDVHPSP